One Ficedula albicollis isolate OC2 chromosome 26, FicAlb1.5, whole genome shotgun sequence DNA segment encodes these proteins:
- the LOC107604203 gene encoding LOW QUALITY PROTEIN: collagen alpha-1(I) chain-like (The sequence of the model RefSeq protein was modified relative to this genomic sequence to represent the inferred CDS: deleted 1 base in 1 codon) produces the protein PPRERQGPAGRASARNGNTGSTGSNGSNGNGAAEPGPGPAPAPVWGPRGAAGTEPPVRSAEGSAQLGVKEEPVKEEPVEVKTEPFHGPAADGIPGRGADCRLPRPGICPPGELCEGWSRSPPRPALSERSLGDLGGQQEPPGSDFPRLLLEQEAEQLSRCGSGEAGPPGPAGLDGTPECPQLSLVQSSEQLVQEMRAFRREYAESRRETTAVLRGIAQALGVLSRSLAEIRDLYLGSRGSPDPEPPHAAGCVHATLFLLPEPTSLLLFFF, from the exons cccccgcgggagCGGCAGGGCCCGGCCGGCAGGGCCTCCGCCAGGAACGGGAACACCGGGAGCACGGGCAGTAACGGGAGCAACGGGAACGGCGCGGCCGAGCCTGGCCCGGGGCCCGCCCCTGCCCCCGTCTGGGGTCCGCGCGGCGCCGCCGGAACCGAGCCTCCGGTGCGCAGCGCCGAGGGGTCGGCACAGCTCG GTGTCAAGGAGGAGCCGGTGAAGGAGGAGCCTGTGGAGGTGAAGACTGAGCCCTTCCACGGTCCCGCTGCTGACGGCATTCCCGGCCGCGGCGCAGACTGCCGACTGCCCCGCCCCGGCATCTGCCCGCCCGGCGAGCTGTGCGAGGGCTGGAGCCGGAGCCCCCCGCGCCCCGCACTCTCGGAACGCTCCCTCGGCGACCTGGGCGGGCAGCAGGAGCCGCCGGGCTCCGACTTCCCCAGGCTGCTACTGGAGCAGGAGGCCGAGCAGCTCAGTCGCTGCGGCTCGGGAGAGGCGGGGCCCCCCGGGCCGGCGGGGTTGGACGGGACCCCCGagtgcccccagctcagcctcgTGCAGTCCAGCGAGCAGCTGGTGCAGGAGATGCGGGCGTTCCGCCGGGAATACGCCGAGAGCCGCCGGGAAACCACGGCTGTGCTGCGCGGCATCGCTCAGGCGCTTGGCGTGCTCAGCCGCAGCCTGGCCGAAATCCGAGACCTCTACCTC GGGAGCAGGGGGTCCCCAGATCCTGAGCCCCCCCACGCAGCTGGCTGTGTACACGCAACTCTATTCCTCCTCCCAGAACCCACCTcgctgcttttattttttttttaa
- the LOC101811544 gene encoding protein shisa-4 yields MVAGGEDCLWYVDKNGSWHPGFDCEFFTFCCGTCQQRYCCRDPLRLLTERQQRHCLAFSPKTIAGIASAVVLFIAIVTTIVCCFMCSCCYLYQRRQHPRTPLQGPEIPLSSYPPAAPPAPVPVDSKAGPSPPQPEPGGPVTLRLLPPQRHHPTSRHSPATPEHEPPRGPSHPPPASGTRLGTPGNPPGAGGGCPCQHWSRLFPALLG; encoded by the exons ATGG TGGCCGGGGGCGAAGACTGCCTGTGGTACGTGGACAAAAACGGGTCATGGCACCCCGGCTTTGACTGCGAGTTCTTCACCTTCTGCTGCGGCACGTGCCAGCAGCGGTACTGCTGTCGAGACCCTCTGCGCCTGCTCACCGAACGCCAGCAGCGCCACTGCCTTGCCTTCag CCCCAAGACCATCGCGGGCATCGCCTCAGCCGTGGTGCTTTTCATCGCCATCGTCACCACCATCGTCTGCTGCTTCATGTGCTCCTGCTGCTACTTGTACCAGCGCCGGCAGCACCCCCGCACCCCCCTGCAAG GCCCAGAAATCCCCCTGTCCAGCTATCCCCccgcagctcctccagctcctgtccccgTGGACTCCAAAGCCGGCCCTTCGCctccccagcctgagcctggTGGCCCAGTGACGCTCCGCCTGCTCCCCCCGCAGCGCCACCACCCTACGTCCCGGCACAGCCCAGCTACCCCGGAGCATGAGCCCCCGCGGGGACCCTCGCACCCGCCGCCGGCCAGCGGGACCAGGCTGGGGACCCCCGGGAACCCCCCTGGTGCTggggggggctgcccctgccagcACTGGAGCCGGCTCTTCCCGGCCCTCCTGGGGTGA
- the C26H1orf106 gene encoding uncharacterized protein C1orf106 homolog isoform X4, with the protein MGEANDMDSGIMLHSGPESLVSPAKERVQAGRRQQQALEARLDGCVQELRRLCLREAELTGTLPCEYPLKAGEKPPKVYRRIGAAFKLDEIIVLHGADPLERERALQLQIAEASRRLCREENIGRQVRKRRQTAALREEQKLRDLEQVLSQRRLLAGQRDASTAVGPCPTELSASDESSMSDTGLLEDEDTLPPGHATPRRSPSPKDLTKEEEEESGLLMPPTNPWQETSLERPYERAKNPSIDPTDGETQSSQCCLGSLMAAPASSLAPGSPGSAGSPVSRTGDLPYRFVPIRTLVLCQQAGSSAPSTPEPSGQQGQTLSLRVDPCWQPAEPRGRSATPRRRPTYYTVTVPTSCVPTPSPACRSGSDDSISDLSSISRATSPGSSSPDVSFAVPLPAAEPGYYPRGALQLLPPAGPLTFLYEQDLAPLRYQRLVPSRSRIVRTPSLKDYTPAGARGLSKATVTEELKSWHQRARLRGARPHSLDRQGAFQRPRGGTTRDVPVAHGVLSLVQGPPVQVLRRSAAGVPVQVYVPENGEIVTQV; encoded by the exons ATGGGGGAGGCAAACGACATGGACAGCGGGATCATGCTGCACTCGG GCCCTGAGagcctggtgtccccagccaaGGAGCGGGTGCAGGCGGGGCGGCGGCAGCAGCAGGCGCTGGAGGCCCGGCTCGATGGCTGCGTCCAGGAGCTGCGGCGGCTGTGCCTGCGGGAGGCG GAGCTGACAGGGACCCTGCCCTGCGAGTACCCCCTGAAAGCTGGCGAGAAGCCCCCCAAGGTCTATCGCAGGATTGGGGCTGCCTTCAAGCTGGATGAGATCATCGTTCTGCATGGGGCG GACCCTCTGGAACGGGAGCGAGCGCTGCAGCTGCAGATTGCTGAGGCCTCCCGCCGGCTCTGCCGCGAGGAGAACATCGGCCGGCAGGTGCGGAAGAGGCGGCAGACGGCGGCGCTCCGGGAGGAGCAGAAGCTGCGGGACCTGGAGCAGGTCCTGAGCCAGCGGcggctcctggcagggcagcgGGACGCCAGTACTGCCGTGG GGCCCTGCCCCACAGAGCTCAGTGCCTCTGACGAGAGTTCCATGTCTGACACCGGCCTGCTGGAGGACG AGGACACACTACCACCAGGACATGCCACCCCACGGAGGTCCCCATCTCCCAAGGACCTCAccaaggaggaagaggaggagtcAGGGCTTCTGATGCCCCCCACCAATCCCTGGCAGGAGACCAGCCTGGAGAGACCCTATGAGAGGGCCAAAAATCCCAGCATTGACCCCACAGATGGGGAAACCCAGAGCTCCCAATGCTGTCTTGGGTCCCTGATGgctgcccctgccagctccttggcccctggcagccctggctctgcagggtccCCAGTGTCCAGGACAGGGGACCTCCCCTACCGGTTCGTCCCCATCCGGaccctggtgctgtgccagcaagCGGgttccagtgctcccagcaccccagagccatcgggacagcagggacagacccTGTCTCTGAG GGTGGACCCatgctggcagccagctgagCCACGGGGCCGCAGTGCAACCCCGCGCCGGCGCCCCACCTACTACACAGTCACTGTGCCCACCTCCTGCGTCCCGACCCCCAGCCCTGCGTGCCGCTCTGGCTCTGATGACAGCATTTCCGACCTCTCCAGCATCTCCCGCGCCACCTccccgggcagcagcagccctgacGTGTCCTTTGCAGTTCCGCTGCCCGCTGCCGAGCCTGGTTACTACCCACGAGGtgccctccagctcctgccgcCTGCTGGCCCCCTGACTTTCCTGTACGAGCAGGATCTGGCCCCATTGCGGTACCAGCGCCTGGTGCCCTCCCGTAGCCGCATCGTGCGCACACCCTCGCTCAAAGACTACACGCCTGCTGGGGCTCGGGGGCTCTCCAAGGCCACTGTCACGGAGGAGCTCAAGTCGTGGCACCAACGCGCCCGGCTGAGGGGTGCCCGGCCCCACTCCCTTGACCGGCAAGGGGCTTTCCAGAGACCCCGTGGAGGGACCACCAGGGACGTGCCCGTTGCTCATGGAGTCCTATCACTGGTTCAG GGTCcccctgtgcaggtgctgcGACGCTCAGCAGCTGGCGTGCCCGTGCAGGTCTATGTGCCTGAGAACGGTGAGATTGTCACACAAGTGTGA
- the C26H1orf106 gene encoding uncharacterized protein C1orf106 homolog isoform X3: protein MGAARLRAWGRAVSPLLPAGSRLGMGEANDMDSGIMLHSGPESLVSPAKERVQAGRRQQQALEARLDGCVQELRRLCLREAELTGTLPCEYPLKAGEKPPKVYRRIGAAFKLDEIIVLHGADPLERERALQLQIAEASRRLCREENIGRQVRKRRQTAALREEQKLRDLEQVLSQRRLLAGQRDASTAVEDTLPPGHATPRRSPSPKDLTKEEEEESGLLMPPTNPWQETSLERPYERAKNPSIDPTDGETQSSQCCLGSLMAAPASSLAPGSPGSAGSPVSRTGDLPYRFVPIRTLVLCQQAGSSAPSTPEPSGQQGQTLSLRVDPCWQPAEPRGRSATPRRRPTYYTVTVPTSCVPTPSPACRSGSDDSISDLSSISRATSPGSSSPDVSFAVPLPAAEPGYYPRGALQLLPPAGPLTFLYEQDLAPLRYQRLVPSRSRIVRTPSLKDYTPAGARGLSKATVTEELKSWHQRARLRGARPHSLDRQGAFQRPRGGTTRDVPVAHGVLSLVQGPPVQVLRRSAAGVPVQVYVPENGEIVTQV, encoded by the exons ATGGGTGCAGCCCGGCTGAGGGCGTGGGGACGAGCTGTGTCCCCGCTGTTGCCCGCAGGGTCCCGGCTCGGCATGGGGGAGGCAAACGACATGGACAGCGGGATCATGCTGCACTCGG GCCCTGAGagcctggtgtccccagccaaGGAGCGGGTGCAGGCGGGGCGGCGGCAGCAGCAGGCGCTGGAGGCCCGGCTCGATGGCTGCGTCCAGGAGCTGCGGCGGCTGTGCCTGCGGGAGGCG GAGCTGACAGGGACCCTGCCCTGCGAGTACCCCCTGAAAGCTGGCGAGAAGCCCCCCAAGGTCTATCGCAGGATTGGGGCTGCCTTCAAGCTGGATGAGATCATCGTTCTGCATGGGGCG GACCCTCTGGAACGGGAGCGAGCGCTGCAGCTGCAGATTGCTGAGGCCTCCCGCCGGCTCTGCCGCGAGGAGAACATCGGCCGGCAGGTGCGGAAGAGGCGGCAGACGGCGGCGCTCCGGGAGGAGCAGAAGCTGCGGGACCTGGAGCAGGTCCTGAGCCAGCGGcggctcctggcagggcagcgGGACGCCAGTACTGCCGTGG AGGACACACTACCACCAGGACATGCCACCCCACGGAGGTCCCCATCTCCCAAGGACCTCAccaaggaggaagaggaggagtcAGGGCTTCTGATGCCCCCCACCAATCCCTGGCAGGAGACCAGCCTGGAGAGACCCTATGAGAGGGCCAAAAATCCCAGCATTGACCCCACAGATGGGGAAACCCAGAGCTCCCAATGCTGTCTTGGGTCCCTGATGgctgcccctgccagctccttggcccctggcagccctggctctgcagggtccCCAGTGTCCAGGACAGGGGACCTCCCCTACCGGTTCGTCCCCATCCGGaccctggtgctgtgccagcaagCGGgttccagtgctcccagcaccccagagccatcgggacagcagggacagacccTGTCTCTGAG GGTGGACCCatgctggcagccagctgagCCACGGGGCCGCAGTGCAACCCCGCGCCGGCGCCCCACCTACTACACAGTCACTGTGCCCACCTCCTGCGTCCCGACCCCCAGCCCTGCGTGCCGCTCTGGCTCTGATGACAGCATTTCCGACCTCTCCAGCATCTCCCGCGCCACCTccccgggcagcagcagccctgacGTGTCCTTTGCAGTTCCGCTGCCCGCTGCCGAGCCTGGTTACTACCCACGAGGtgccctccagctcctgccgcCTGCTGGCCCCCTGACTTTCCTGTACGAGCAGGATCTGGCCCCATTGCGGTACCAGCGCCTGGTGCCCTCCCGTAGCCGCATCGTGCGCACACCCTCGCTCAAAGACTACACGCCTGCTGGGGCTCGGGGGCTCTCCAAGGCCACTGTCACGGAGGAGCTCAAGTCGTGGCACCAACGCGCCCGGCTGAGGGGTGCCCGGCCCCACTCCCTTGACCGGCAAGGGGCTTTCCAGAGACCCCGTGGAGGGACCACCAGGGACGTGCCCGTTGCTCATGGAGTCCTATCACTGGTTCAG GGTCcccctgtgcaggtgctgcGACGCTCAGCAGCTGGCGTGCCCGTGCAGGTCTATGTGCCTGAGAACGGTGAGATTGTCACACAAGTGTGA
- the C26H1orf106 gene encoding uncharacterized protein C1orf106 homolog isoform X2 — MGAARLRAWGRAVSPLLPAGSRLGMGEANDMDSGIMLHSGPESLVSPAKERVQAGRRQQQALEARLDGCVQELRRLCLREAELTGTLPCEYPLKAGEKPPKVYRRIGAAFKLDEIIVLHGADPLERERALQLQIAEASRRLCREENIGRQVRKRRQTAALREEQKLRDLEQVLSQRRLLAGQRDASTAVELSASDESSMSDTGLLEDEDTLPPGHATPRRSPSPKDLTKEEEEESGLLMPPTNPWQETSLERPYERAKNPSIDPTDGETQSSQCCLGSLMAAPASSLAPGSPGSAGSPVSRTGDLPYRFVPIRTLVLCQQAGSSAPSTPEPSGQQGQTLSLRVDPCWQPAEPRGRSATPRRRPTYYTVTVPTSCVPTPSPACRSGSDDSISDLSSISRATSPGSSSPDVSFAVPLPAAEPGYYPRGALQLLPPAGPLTFLYEQDLAPLRYQRLVPSRSRIVRTPSLKDYTPAGARGLSKATVTEELKSWHQRARLRGARPHSLDRQGAFQRPRGGTTRDVPVAHGVLSLVQGPPVQVLRRSAAGVPVQVYVPENGEIVTQV; from the exons ATGGGTGCAGCCCGGCTGAGGGCGTGGGGACGAGCTGTGTCCCCGCTGTTGCCCGCAGGGTCCCGGCTCGGCATGGGGGAGGCAAACGACATGGACAGCGGGATCATGCTGCACTCGG GCCCTGAGagcctggtgtccccagccaaGGAGCGGGTGCAGGCGGGGCGGCGGCAGCAGCAGGCGCTGGAGGCCCGGCTCGATGGCTGCGTCCAGGAGCTGCGGCGGCTGTGCCTGCGGGAGGCG GAGCTGACAGGGACCCTGCCCTGCGAGTACCCCCTGAAAGCTGGCGAGAAGCCCCCCAAGGTCTATCGCAGGATTGGGGCTGCCTTCAAGCTGGATGAGATCATCGTTCTGCATGGGGCG GACCCTCTGGAACGGGAGCGAGCGCTGCAGCTGCAGATTGCTGAGGCCTCCCGCCGGCTCTGCCGCGAGGAGAACATCGGCCGGCAGGTGCGGAAGAGGCGGCAGACGGCGGCGCTCCGGGAGGAGCAGAAGCTGCGGGACCTGGAGCAGGTCCTGAGCCAGCGGcggctcctggcagggcagcgGGACGCCAGTACTGCCGTGG AGCTCAGTGCCTCTGACGAGAGTTCCATGTCTGACACCGGCCTGCTGGAGGACG AGGACACACTACCACCAGGACATGCCACCCCACGGAGGTCCCCATCTCCCAAGGACCTCAccaaggaggaagaggaggagtcAGGGCTTCTGATGCCCCCCACCAATCCCTGGCAGGAGACCAGCCTGGAGAGACCCTATGAGAGGGCCAAAAATCCCAGCATTGACCCCACAGATGGGGAAACCCAGAGCTCCCAATGCTGTCTTGGGTCCCTGATGgctgcccctgccagctccttggcccctggcagccctggctctgcagggtccCCAGTGTCCAGGACAGGGGACCTCCCCTACCGGTTCGTCCCCATCCGGaccctggtgctgtgccagcaagCGGgttccagtgctcccagcaccccagagccatcgggacagcagggacagacccTGTCTCTGAG GGTGGACCCatgctggcagccagctgagCCACGGGGCCGCAGTGCAACCCCGCGCCGGCGCCCCACCTACTACACAGTCACTGTGCCCACCTCCTGCGTCCCGACCCCCAGCCCTGCGTGCCGCTCTGGCTCTGATGACAGCATTTCCGACCTCTCCAGCATCTCCCGCGCCACCTccccgggcagcagcagccctgacGTGTCCTTTGCAGTTCCGCTGCCCGCTGCCGAGCCTGGTTACTACCCACGAGGtgccctccagctcctgccgcCTGCTGGCCCCCTGACTTTCCTGTACGAGCAGGATCTGGCCCCATTGCGGTACCAGCGCCTGGTGCCCTCCCGTAGCCGCATCGTGCGCACACCCTCGCTCAAAGACTACACGCCTGCTGGGGCTCGGGGGCTCTCCAAGGCCACTGTCACGGAGGAGCTCAAGTCGTGGCACCAACGCGCCCGGCTGAGGGGTGCCCGGCCCCACTCCCTTGACCGGCAAGGGGCTTTCCAGAGACCCCGTGGAGGGACCACCAGGGACGTGCCCGTTGCTCATGGAGTCCTATCACTGGTTCAG GGTCcccctgtgcaggtgctgcGACGCTCAGCAGCTGGCGTGCCCGTGCAGGTCTATGTGCCTGAGAACGGTGAGATTGTCACACAAGTGTGA
- the C26H1orf106 gene encoding uncharacterized protein C1orf106 homolog isoform X1: protein MGAARLRAWGRAVSPLLPAGSRLGMGEANDMDSGIMLHSGPESLVSPAKERVQAGRRQQQALEARLDGCVQELRRLCLREAELTGTLPCEYPLKAGEKPPKVYRRIGAAFKLDEIIVLHGADPLERERALQLQIAEASRRLCREENIGRQVRKRRQTAALREEQKLRDLEQVLSQRRLLAGQRDASTAVGPCPTELSASDESSMSDTGLLEDEDTLPPGHATPRRSPSPKDLTKEEEEESGLLMPPTNPWQETSLERPYERAKNPSIDPTDGETQSSQCCLGSLMAAPASSLAPGSPGSAGSPVSRTGDLPYRFVPIRTLVLCQQAGSSAPSTPEPSGQQGQTLSLRVDPCWQPAEPRGRSATPRRRPTYYTVTVPTSCVPTPSPACRSGSDDSISDLSSISRATSPGSSSPDVSFAVPLPAAEPGYYPRGALQLLPPAGPLTFLYEQDLAPLRYQRLVPSRSRIVRTPSLKDYTPAGARGLSKATVTEELKSWHQRARLRGARPHSLDRQGAFQRPRGGTTRDVPVAHGVLSLVQGPPVQVLRRSAAGVPVQVYVPENGEIVTQV, encoded by the exons ATGGGTGCAGCCCGGCTGAGGGCGTGGGGACGAGCTGTGTCCCCGCTGTTGCCCGCAGGGTCCCGGCTCGGCATGGGGGAGGCAAACGACATGGACAGCGGGATCATGCTGCACTCGG GCCCTGAGagcctggtgtccccagccaaGGAGCGGGTGCAGGCGGGGCGGCGGCAGCAGCAGGCGCTGGAGGCCCGGCTCGATGGCTGCGTCCAGGAGCTGCGGCGGCTGTGCCTGCGGGAGGCG GAGCTGACAGGGACCCTGCCCTGCGAGTACCCCCTGAAAGCTGGCGAGAAGCCCCCCAAGGTCTATCGCAGGATTGGGGCTGCCTTCAAGCTGGATGAGATCATCGTTCTGCATGGGGCG GACCCTCTGGAACGGGAGCGAGCGCTGCAGCTGCAGATTGCTGAGGCCTCCCGCCGGCTCTGCCGCGAGGAGAACATCGGCCGGCAGGTGCGGAAGAGGCGGCAGACGGCGGCGCTCCGGGAGGAGCAGAAGCTGCGGGACCTGGAGCAGGTCCTGAGCCAGCGGcggctcctggcagggcagcgGGACGCCAGTACTGCCGTGG GGCCCTGCCCCACAGAGCTCAGTGCCTCTGACGAGAGTTCCATGTCTGACACCGGCCTGCTGGAGGACG AGGACACACTACCACCAGGACATGCCACCCCACGGAGGTCCCCATCTCCCAAGGACCTCAccaaggaggaagaggaggagtcAGGGCTTCTGATGCCCCCCACCAATCCCTGGCAGGAGACCAGCCTGGAGAGACCCTATGAGAGGGCCAAAAATCCCAGCATTGACCCCACAGATGGGGAAACCCAGAGCTCCCAATGCTGTCTTGGGTCCCTGATGgctgcccctgccagctccttggcccctggcagccctggctctgcagggtccCCAGTGTCCAGGACAGGGGACCTCCCCTACCGGTTCGTCCCCATCCGGaccctggtgctgtgccagcaagCGGgttccagtgctcccagcaccccagagccatcgggacagcagggacagacccTGTCTCTGAG GGTGGACCCatgctggcagccagctgagCCACGGGGCCGCAGTGCAACCCCGCGCCGGCGCCCCACCTACTACACAGTCACTGTGCCCACCTCCTGCGTCCCGACCCCCAGCCCTGCGTGCCGCTCTGGCTCTGATGACAGCATTTCCGACCTCTCCAGCATCTCCCGCGCCACCTccccgggcagcagcagccctgacGTGTCCTTTGCAGTTCCGCTGCCCGCTGCCGAGCCTGGTTACTACCCACGAGGtgccctccagctcctgccgcCTGCTGGCCCCCTGACTTTCCTGTACGAGCAGGATCTGGCCCCATTGCGGTACCAGCGCCTGGTGCCCTCCCGTAGCCGCATCGTGCGCACACCCTCGCTCAAAGACTACACGCCTGCTGGGGCTCGGGGGCTCTCCAAGGCCACTGTCACGGAGGAGCTCAAGTCGTGGCACCAACGCGCCCGGCTGAGGGGTGCCCGGCCCCACTCCCTTGACCGGCAAGGGGCTTTCCAGAGACCCCGTGGAGGGACCACCAGGGACGTGCCCGTTGCTCATGGAGTCCTATCACTGGTTCAG GGTCcccctgtgcaggtgctgcGACGCTCAGCAGCTGGCGTGCCCGTGCAGGTCTATGTGCCTGAGAACGGTGAGATTGTCACACAAGTGTGA